One Mycolicibacterium sp. TUM20985 genomic window, AACACCTGACGGTTGAGGTCCTCGAGCACGACCGGGGTGTCGAGCATGTCGGCCGCCGCGGCCACGATGTCGTCGACCGAGGCACGCCGCATGCTGAGGCTGGTGAACGCCTCGTGCACCCGACGCGAGTAGTCGACCTCCGCATACTGTTCGGCGACGATCCGCCGGTGGACCTCTTCGGTGATCTCCACGAATCGGACCGGCCGGTGCAGGGCGACGACGGGCAGTTCGAGGTGCGCGCCAACGGCTCTCACCGACGGCGGCACCTCGTCGACGTGCAACCCGAGTTCGACGACCACCGCGACGGCGCCGGCCCGGGCCAGCTGCGGCAGGTACTCGTCGCGGCGGTCGACGTCGGCCAGCGCCTGTCCGGTGGTGAGGACCAGCTCGCCACCCTCCAGCAGGTTGGCCAGGTCGGGCAGATCGCTGACGTGCACCCATCGCACCGGTCGGTCCAGGGCGCCGGGGGTGTCCGCACCGCAGACGACCTCGGGTGCACCGGCCTGCAGGACCGGCAGCGCCAGGATCTCTCGGACGGTGGGCTGCATCCGACACATCGTAAGGCAAACGGCCGATCTCCTTACACATCGTCGGGCGGCGTTGGCGGTGGCGGCACCAAGGATGAGAGCCATGACACTCAGCACCCGCGTCCGCACCATCGCCCACTGGGCCGGTGGCAAGCACTTCGCCGGCTCCGGCGACCGCACCGCACAGGTGACCAACCCCGCGACCGGTCAGGTCACCGGCGAACTCGCCTTGGCCGACGCGAGCGACGCGCGGGCCGTCATCGACGTCGCAGGCGCGGCCTACCCCGCCTGGCGGGACACCTCGCTGGCCAAGCGCACGCAGATCCTGTTCGCCTTCCGGGAGCTGCTGAACGCCCGCAAGGGTGAACTCGCCGAAATCATCACCAGCGAGCACGGCAAGGTCGTCTCCGACGCCCTCGGCGAGGTCAGCCGCGGTCAGGAAGTCGTCGAGTTCGCCTGCGGCATAGCACATTTGCTCAAGGGCGGCATGACCGAGAACGCTTCGACCAACGTCGATGTGGCATCGATCCGGCAGCCTCTCGGCGTCGTCGGCATCATCAGCCCCTTCAACTTCCCCGCCATGGTGCCGATGTGGTTCTTCCCCATCGCGATCGCCGCGGGCAACACCGTCGTCCTCAAGCCCAGCGAGAAGGATCCGTCCGCCGCGCTCTGGATCGCCGAGCTGTGGGCCGAGGCCGGTCTGCCCGCCGGGGTGTTCAACGTGCTGCAGGGTGACAAGGTCGCGGTCGACGAGCTCCTCACGAACCCGACCGTGAAGGCGATCTCCTTCGTCGGCTCGACGCCGATCGCGCAGTACGTCTACGCCACCGGCACACTGCACGGCAAGCGGGTCCAGGCGCTCGGCGGTGCCAAGAACCATGCGATCGTGCTGCCCGACGCCGACCTCGACCTGGCCGCCGACGCCATGATCAACGCTGGCTTCGGGTCGGCCGGCGAGCGCTGCATGGCGATCTCCGCCTGTGTCGCGGTCGGCCCGATCGCCGACGAGTTGGTCGCCAAGATCGCCGACCGCGCCAAGACGTTGAAGACCGGTGACGGCACACGGGATTCCGACATGGGACCGCTGGTCACCAAGGCGCACCGCGACCGGGTGGCGTCCTACGTCGACGCCGGCGAGGCCGACGGCGCCACCATCGTCGTCGACGGCCGCGGAGTGTCGGTCGACGGTGACGAGGACGGCTTCTGGCTGGGGCCGACGCTGATCGACGACGTCACCCCCGACATGAGCGTCTACACCGACGAGATCTTCGGCCCGGTGCTGTCGGTCCTGCGGGTGGGCTCCTACGACGAGGCCCTGGCCCTGATCAACGCCAACCCTTACGGCAACGGCACCGCGATCTTCACCAACGACGGCGGCGCCGCCCGGCGCTTCCAGAACGAGGTCGAGGTCGGGATGATCGGCATCAACGTGCCCATCCCCGTGCCCACCGCCTACTACAGTTTCGGGGGCTGGAAGAGCTCGCTGTTCGGCGACACCCATGCGCACGGCACCGAGGGCGTCCACTTCTTCACCCGTGGCAAGGTTGTCACCACCCGCTGGCTCGACCCCAGCCACGGTGGTATCAATCTCGGCTTCCCGCAGAACGACTGAGTACGGAAGAGGTATTCGCCATGAGCACCACCACCCCCACCGAGATCCTGCCGTCGGGACAGGACCTCGACACCGCGATCGCCGAGGGCGCCCACGCCTACGAACTCGACCGCCAGCACGTCTTCCACTCCTGGTCCGCGCAGGCGCAGATCAAGCCGATGACGATCGTGGCTGCCGACGGCTCCTACGTCTGGGACGGCGACGGCAACAAGCTGCTCGACTTCTCCTCGCAACTGGTGTTCACCAACATTGGGCACCAGCACCCGAAAGTCGTTGCGGCCATTGCCGAACAAGCGGCCAAGCTGTGTACGGTGGCGCCTCAGCACGTCAATGCCGCGCGCTCCGAGGCGGCCCGGCTGATCGCCGAGCGCACCCCGGGCGACCTCAACCGGGTCTTCTTCACCAACGGTGGCGCCGACGCCGTCGAGCACGCCGTCCGCATGGCGCGGTTGCACACCGGCCGCTACAAGGTGCTGGCGCGGTACCGCTCCTACCACGGTGGCACCGACACCGCGGTCAACCTGACGGGCGACCCGCGCCGCTACCCCAACGACTACGCCAGCAGTGGCGTCGTCCACTTCAACGGCCCGTTCCTCTACCGCTCGTCGTTCCACGCGGAGAACGAGCAGCAGGAGAGCGAGCGCGCGCTGGAGTACCTGGAGCGCCTGATTCAGCACGAGGGCGCGACGTCGTTCGCGGCCATCATCCTCGAGTCCGTACCGGGCACCGCGGGCATCATGGTGCCGCCGCCGGGCTACATGGCAGGCGTCCGCGAGATCTGCGACCGCTACGGCATCATGCTCATCGCCGACGAGGTGATGGCGGGCTTCGGCCGGACCGGAAAGTGGTTCGCGATCCAGCACTTCGACGTGGTGCCCGATCTCATGACGTTCGCCAAGGGCGTCACCTCCGGCTACGTGCCGCTGGGCGGGGTCGCGATCAGCGAGGCCATCTACTCGACGTTCGCCGATCGCGCCTACCCGGGTGGACTGACCTACTCCGGCCATCCCCTGGCGTGTGCCGCTGCCGTCGCGACCATCAACGCCATGGAGGACGAGGGCATGGTCGCCAACGCCGCGCGCATCGGTTCCGAGGTCCTCGGCCCGGGCCTGGCTGACCTTGCGGCCCGTCACCCGTCGGTCGGTGAGGTCCGGGGTCTTGGCGTGTTCCAGGCGATCGAGCTGGTGGCCAACCCGCAGACGCGGGAACCGCTGGCGCCCTACGGCGGCTCGAGTCCGGCGATGAATGCGGTGGTGGCGGCGTGCAAGTCCGGCGGCCTGCTGCCGTTCGCCAACTTCAACCGGATCCACGCGGTGCCCGCCTGCAACATCACCGACGAGCAGGTCGCCGAGGGTCTCGCGATCCTCGACGCGGCGTTGACGGTGGCCGACGGCTACGTGGTCTGAGTTTCGGTCGCCGACCGTGTGGCCTGTGGCGGAGACTCTCGGGGCGGTTTCAAGGGATCGATGCAACACCCTTCTGCTCGAGGAGTGTTGTGATGGGATCTCATGCGATTCAGCCGGTGACGGTGAGTGCGTTTTGGGGGCAGGTTCGGCTGGGTTTTGGTCCGGCTGAGGCTGCGGTCATTGTCGGCGTGTCGCTCGGGGCGGCGCGGAAATGGTTGACCGACGCTGGTGGCGTGAAACCACGTGTGCACGAACCCAAGACGGATGGGCCACGACCCCGACTGACCGTGTCGGAACGGATCGAAATTCAGGTCGGTGTGGGCCGCAATGAGTCCCTTCGCTCGATGGGGCGACGACTGCATAGGCCAGCCTCGACGATCAAACGCGAGTTGGATCGCAACGTCGAGAACCGCTACGACGGACGTGCGTCGGGTTATCGACGCAAGGAGGCCTTCGGAGCCCGTCAAAGCGGCATCAGCTCGACGGTGCGTTACGACGCGTTGGCAGGTGAACGGTCAGCCGCGAGGCGGGCGCGGCGCCCCAAGGTGCGCAAGTTCGCCGTCGCTGACACGTTGCGTGATGAGGTGCAGACTCGGTTGGAGCTGCGTCACAGTCCGCGCCAGATAGCCAGGCGGTTGCGCATCGACTTTCCCGACGATCTGGAGATGTGGGTGTCACACGAAGCCATCTACCAGGCCATTTACGTTCAAGGGCGGGGGTCGCTGCGCCGGGAATTGCACCAGTGCTTGCGGACCAAGCGAGCGATCCGCCGGCCTCGGCATCAGCCCGGGACCCGGCGCGGCCGCATTCCGGGGATGGTCAACATTAGTGAACGCCCGGCCGAGGTCGCCGATCGCGCGGTACCCGGGCACTGGGAGGGTGACCTGATCATCGGCAGCACCACATCGGGATCGGCGATCGGCACCCTGGTGGAACGCTCCACCCGTTTCGTGATGCTGCTGCATCTGCCCGACAACCACGGTGCGGTCGCGGTTCAGGACGCCATCGTGGAGAAGATGACCGAGCTGCCCGAGCATCTACGCCGTTCCTTGACCTGGGATCAGGGCAAGGAGATGGCCAATCACCTTGCCATCGCCGTCGCAGCCGATCTCGACATCTATTTCTGCGATCCGCACTCTCCTTGGCAACGGGGCACCAACGAGAACACCAATGGGCTTCTGCGTCAATACTTTCCGAAGGGAACCGACTTATCGCTGCACGGTCCCGGGATCTTGGACAATGTCGCAGCCGAACTCAACGGCCGTCCCCGCGAAACCCTGAACTGGAGAACACCCGCCGAAGCACTCAACGAACTACTCTCAAAACCGCCAACTGTTGCATCGACCGCCTGAATTCGCCCGGGCTTTTCGACCGCAGGCCACACGCTCGGTGAAAACCAGAAAAAAAGTGTGCGAAGTGCGGGGGTCAATCACCCCTAGCTGGTGAACGCGGCCCAACGGGGGCGGCGAACACCACGGGAGATCGACATGACCACCACCCCGCACACCTCGCGTCGCCGTCTCGCCGCAGCAGCCCTGCTCATCAGCGCTGGCGCCGGTATGGCTGCGATGGCCGGCCAGGGCACGGCAGCCGCCTCGCCGACGACGGTGCCCGCACCTCCGCCGACGTCGGATCGATACGTCGCGATCGCCTACGGGCCGAGCATCCAGTTCACCGGCGTTTCCATCAATACGACCCAGCAGGCCGCGTCCAGCGAGGCGGTGTACCGGTGCAGCTCGAAGGCTCGCGATTGCCAGGTCGTCGTCGTGGCGAAGAACGGCTGCGCTGCGCTGGCGGTAGATGGCACGCGCTTCTTCGGCGGCATCGGTCCCAGCTACGCCGCAGCCAACGGCGACGCCCGGCTCGGGCTCTTCAACTCGGGCACGATCAAGGCGAACCAGTGCGCCTAGTTCGTCTTCGGTCGCCGAGGCGGGCGTAGCCGCGAAATGTGGGTATGCGGTCTGCATGGCCACGGCGACTGAATACGACCTGATCGTTATCGGCTCCGGCCCCGGTGGCCAGAAGGCAGCCGTGGCCGCGGCCAAACTCGGCAAGACGGTGGCAGTGGTCGAGCACGGCCACATGCTCGGCGGTGTGTGCGTGAACACCGGCACCATCCCGTCGAAGACCCTCCGCGAGGCCGTGCTGCACCTCACCGGGATGAACCAACGCGAGCTGTACGGCGCCAGCTATCGCGTCAAGGAGAAGATCACCCCCGCCGATCTCCAGGAGCGCACCTCGCACGTCATCACCCGGGAGATCGACGTCATCCGCGACCAGCTGGTGCGCAACCACATCGACCTGTTCACCGGCCACGGCCGCTTCATCGATCCCAACACGGTTCAGGTGGAGGGACCGGTCGACGCCGAACATCGCACGCTGACAGGCGAATTCATCGTCATCGCGACGGGCACCACACCCCGTCGGCCCGACGGTGTCGACTTCGACGACGAGCGGGTGCTGGACTCCGACGAGATCGTCAGCCTGAACTTCATTCCGACCTCGATGGTGGTCGTCGGTGCAGGCGTCATCGGTATCGAGTACGCGTCGATCTTCGCCGCGCTCGGGAGCAAGGTGACGGTGATCGAGAAGCGCGACACGATGCTGGACTTCTGCGATCCGGAGGTCGTCGAGGCCTTGCGCTTCCATCTGCGGGATTCGGCGGTCATGTTCCGGTTCGGCGAGGAGGTGACCAGTGTCGACGTCTCCGAAACCGGCACCCTGACCACACTGGCCAGCGGTAAGCAGATCGCCGCCGAGGCGGTGATGTACTCCGCCGGTCGCACGGGTCGCACCGACGGGCTGGACCTCGAGGCGGCGGGGCTGCAGACCGACGATCGCGGCCGCATCCAGGTGGACGAACAGTTTCGCACCAAGGTCGACCACATCTTCAGCGTCGGAGACATCATCGGCTTCCCGGCACTGGCCGCGACGTCGATGGATCAGGGCAGGCTGGCGGCGTGCCACGCGTTCGGCGAACCAGCGAACGACATGACGGCACTGCAGCCCATCGGCATCTACACGATCCCGGAGGTGTCCTTCGTCGGCGCCACGGAGTCGGAGCTCACCCGGGACTCCATCCCGTACGAGTTCGGGGTGTCCCGGTACCGCGAACTCGCCCGCGGTCAGATCGCCGGGGATTCCTACGGCATGCTCAAGCTGCTGGTGTCGACCGAGGATCGGAAGCTGCTCGGCGTCCACATCTTTGGCACCGCCGCCACCGAGCTGGTACACATCGGTCAGGCGGTGATGGGCTGCGGCGGAACGGTGGACTACCTCGTCGACGCCGTCCTCAACTACCCCACGTTCTCCGAGGCCTACAAGGTGGCCGCCCTCGACGTGATGAACAAGATGCGGGCCGTGCGCGTCTTCCGCGGGGAGGAGCCGGCGCCCGTCGGCGAGTAGGCGCACCCGCACCCGGGGTCGATGACAGGATCGTGGGCGTGCCCGAGCCCGTCAGTTTCCCCAGCAGCACCGGTCCCCTCCTGCGCGGAGTCATCGACCTTCCCGTCGGCGAGCCCCGCGGGTGGGGTGTCTTCGCCCACGGCTTCACCCTTGGCAAGGACAGCCCGGCGGCGAGCCGGATGTGCAAACAGCTCGCGGCCGACGGCATCGGGATGCTGCGCTTCGACAACCTCGGCCTCGGTGATTCCGAAGGTGATTGGGGCGACGGTTCCTTCTCGCACAAGGTCGCCGACACCGTCCGCGCGGTCGAGGTCTTGAACGACGCCGGTCGCGAGGTGCACCTCCTCGTCGGGCACTCCTTCGGCGGGGCGGCGGCGATCGCGGCCGCCCACGAATGCGACACCGTGGCCGCCGTGGCCAGCGTCGGCGCGCCCTACCAACCCGCTCACGTCGAGCAGAACTACGACGCCCTGGTCCATCGGATCGAGGCCTTCGGCGAGGCGGCGCTCCTGATCGGCGGCAAGGCATTGACGCTGAAACGGCACTTCCTCGACGACGTCCGCGCGGCCGATCTGCACGAGCGGATCCGCACGCTGCGACGGGCGCTGCTGGTGATGCACTCGCCCACCGACAACACCGTGGGCATCGCGAATGCGAGCGAGATCTTCCGGGCCGCCCGCCACCCGCGCAGCTTCGTCTCCCTCGAGGGTGCCGACCACCTCCTCACCGAGAAGAACCAGGCCGCTCGCGCCGCCCGCATCATCAGCGCGTGGGCCGACCCCTACCTCTGACCCGCGGTGTGCCTAGCGTGGGAGAGGTGACCGCCACCGATGAGCCGCGCCTGAAAGTCCTCGTTCCCGACGACCTCGGCATCGACCTGCCGCCGCGCTCGGCTGGCATCGATGCCGCCCACTACCGGCCCGGGGAACCGTGGCCGCCCGACTACGCGGATGCCGAGGTGGTCGTGGTCGGCTTCGACGATGCCGAGGCGACGGGGGTCAGGTTCGTCGACCTGCCGGCGCTACGGCTGGTGCAGACGCTCAACGCGGGGTACGAGCAATGGCTTCCGCATCTGCCCGACGGGGTTCAGCTGTCCAATGGCCGCGGTGCACACGGCGGCTCGTCGGCCGAGTGGGTGGTGGCCGCCCTCCTGTCCATCTACCGGGAACTGTCGCTGTTCGGCGCCCACCAGTCCGACGGCGTGTGGGCCCCGAAGGACACCGAGACGTTGATCGGCAAACGGGTCCTCGTCCTGGGGGCGGGGGATCTGGCCGTCAACCTCGCCGCCCGACTCACACCGTTCGAGACCGACGTGATCCTGGTCGGTCAGCGGGCGCGGGACGGGGTGCTCGCCATGGCCGACCTCGACGACGTGCTGCCCACCGCCGACGCGGTGGTCGCCATGCTGCCCGACACCGAGTCGACCCGGCACGTCGTCGACGGCGACTTCCTCGGCAAACTGCGCGACGGCGCCATCGTCGTCAACGCCGGCCGGGGCGGCGCGGTGGACACCGACGCGCTGCTCGCCGAGCTGAACTCGGGCCGGCTGCTGGCCGCGCTCGACGTCACCGATCCGGAGCCGCTCCCGGCGGGTCACCCGCTGTGGTCGGCTCCGGGCCTGCTGCTGACCCCGCACGTCGCGGGTAGCACCGCGGGGGCCTGGGCCAGGGCCTGGCGTGTCGCACTCGATCAGATCGAGGTCTTCGCCGCGGGCGGTCGCCCCCCGAACCTGGTGGTCGGCCCCGGATAGCGTCGACGCAGCCGAATGACGGGTGTATCTCGGTCCGATAGAGATGTGATGTCACGAATTCCAGTCGAGGGCAAGCACTGTCATCATCGGACGAGTGCCATCCAGACGTGCGACCAAGTCCGACAGCAGGCTGGCCGGCCGCCTGGCAGCAATCGCTTCCCTAGGCGCAGGGGTCATCCACTTGGCGGTAGTGCCGACGCACTGGCAAGAGTGGCTGCCTTCGGGGCTGTTCTTCGTCTCGATAGCGGTGTTCCAGTTGATCTGGGCGCGAATGGTACTTGCCAGGCCCACTACACCGGTGCTCGCCGCAGGGATCGCGGCCAATGTCTGCGCCGTCGCGATCTGGGCAATGTCGCGGACGGCCGGAGCGCCATTCGGTCCACACGCCGGCAAACCCGAATTGGTACATGCCGCCGACCTCTGCGCGTTGTTGCTGCAGATCTATGTCGTGATGGGAGCCGGTTGGGTCTGGTACCGCGGCCACCGCCCAGAGCCGATCCCGGCATATGCGAACACGATCGTCCTTCTCGGCGGAGGTGCGTTCATCGCACTGGCATCTGCCGTCGGAGTGGCCTCTGGTCTCAGTCACGGCCACCATGCACCGGCCGAGGCGGGACCCGATCACCACGGGACGAGCACCGAACAGGTCCACCAGCATTCCGGTGACCCAGCGCCCGCCATCTCACCGACGATGATCGCTCCACAGCCCCCTGCACAGCCATTGCGTGATGCCCACGGCGACCATCACCACGACGAGTGACATCGAATTCCTGACGCGCTCACTTCGATTGATGGACCTCGGAGACTGGGTTCGCCAGGTCGTCGGCGACTGCGACGAGCAGGCCGCCGAGCATGAACGCCGTAATCACCGCCGCGAGGGCACCCGCGCTGAATGCAGGGATGAACTTCCGGGCGCCCGACACTTCGTCGGCGGCGGCCTGGTGGAACTGGTGAGTGAGCGCGTGGCCCTTGCCGCGTTGCAGTAGGTAGCGGTTGACGGGATAGGCAGCGAAGAACGCGGCGGAGAGCGCAATCATCATTCCGATCCAGAAGATCGGATTCACTAGCCCGGCGTTCATTGCTCCGGGGATCACCGCCATGACGATGTTGTCGACCACCTCCATCGTCAGGATCGACAACGTGTCCGCAGCGAGGACCACACTCAGCGCCGTTCCCAGCGCCAACCCGGCTTTGAGGAG contains:
- a CDS encoding CoA-acylating methylmalonate-semialdehyde dehydrogenase, with amino-acid sequence MTLSTRVRTIAHWAGGKHFAGSGDRTAQVTNPATGQVTGELALADASDARAVIDVAGAAYPAWRDTSLAKRTQILFAFRELLNARKGELAEIITSEHGKVVSDALGEVSRGQEVVEFACGIAHLLKGGMTENASTNVDVASIRQPLGVVGIISPFNFPAMVPMWFFPIAIAAGNTVVLKPSEKDPSAALWIAELWAEAGLPAGVFNVLQGDKVAVDELLTNPTVKAISFVGSTPIAQYVYATGTLHGKRVQALGGAKNHAIVLPDADLDLAADAMINAGFGSAGERCMAISACVAVGPIADELVAKIADRAKTLKTGDGTRDSDMGPLVTKAHRDRVASYVDAGEADGATIVVDGRGVSVDGDEDGFWLGPTLIDDVTPDMSVYTDEIFGPVLSVLRVGSYDEALALINANPYGNGTAIFTNDGGAARRFQNEVEVGMIGINVPIPVPTAYYSFGGWKSSLFGDTHAHGTEGVHFFTRGKVVTTRWLDPSHGGINLGFPQND
- a CDS encoding aspartate aminotransferase family protein; this translates as MSTTTPTEILPSGQDLDTAIAEGAHAYELDRQHVFHSWSAQAQIKPMTIVAADGSYVWDGDGNKLLDFSSQLVFTNIGHQHPKVVAAIAEQAAKLCTVAPQHVNAARSEAARLIAERTPGDLNRVFFTNGGADAVEHAVRMARLHTGRYKVLARYRSYHGGTDTAVNLTGDPRRYPNDYASSGVVHFNGPFLYRSSFHAENEQQESERALEYLERLIQHEGATSFAAIILESVPGTAGIMVPPPGYMAGVREICDRYGIMLIADEVMAGFGRTGKWFAIQHFDVVPDLMTFAKGVTSGYVPLGGVAISEAIYSTFADRAYPGGLTYSGHPLACAAAVATINAMEDEGMVANAARIGSEVLGPGLADLAARHPSVGEVRGLGVFQAIELVANPQTREPLAPYGGSSPAMNAVVAACKSGGLLPFANFNRIHAVPACNITDEQVAEGLAILDAALTVADGYVV
- a CDS encoding IS30 family transposase; the protein is MGSHAIQPVTVSAFWGQVRLGFGPAEAAVIVGVSLGAARKWLTDAGGVKPRVHEPKTDGPRPRLTVSERIEIQVGVGRNESLRSMGRRLHRPASTIKRELDRNVENRYDGRASGYRRKEAFGARQSGISSTVRYDALAGERSAARRARRPKVRKFAVADTLRDEVQTRLELRHSPRQIARRLRIDFPDDLEMWVSHEAIYQAIYVQGRGSLRRELHQCLRTKRAIRRPRHQPGTRRGRIPGMVNISERPAEVADRAVPGHWEGDLIIGSTTSGSAIGTLVERSTRFVMLLHLPDNHGAVAVQDAIVEKMTELPEHLRRSLTWDQGKEMANHLAIAVAADLDIYFCDPHSPWQRGTNENTNGLLRQYFPKGTDLSLHGPGILDNVAAELNGRPRETLNWRTPAEALNELLSKPPTVASTA
- a CDS encoding DUF4189 domain-containing protein, whose translation is MTTTPHTSRRRLAAAALLISAGAGMAAMAGQGTAAASPTTVPAPPPTSDRYVAIAYGPSIQFTGVSINTTQQAASSEAVYRCSSKARDCQVVVVAKNGCAALAVDGTRFFGGIGPSYAAANGDARLGLFNSGTIKANQCA
- the sthA gene encoding Si-specific NAD(P)(+) transhydrogenase; the protein is MATATEYDLIVIGSGPGGQKAAVAAAKLGKTVAVVEHGHMLGGVCVNTGTIPSKTLREAVLHLTGMNQRELYGASYRVKEKITPADLQERTSHVITREIDVIRDQLVRNHIDLFTGHGRFIDPNTVQVEGPVDAEHRTLTGEFIVIATGTTPRRPDGVDFDDERVLDSDEIVSLNFIPTSMVVVGAGVIGIEYASIFAALGSKVTVIEKRDTMLDFCDPEVVEALRFHLRDSAVMFRFGEEVTSVDVSETGTLTTLASGKQIAAEAVMYSAGRTGRTDGLDLEAAGLQTDDRGRIQVDEQFRTKVDHIFSVGDIIGFPALAATSMDQGRLAACHAFGEPANDMTALQPIGIYTIPEVSFVGATESELTRDSIPYEFGVSRYRELARGQIAGDSYGMLKLLVSTEDRKLLGVHIFGTAATELVHIGQAVMGCGGTVDYLVDAVLNYPTFSEAYKVAALDVMNKMRAVRVFRGEEPAPVGE
- a CDS encoding alpha/beta hydrolase family protein, encoding MPEPVSFPSSTGPLLRGVIDLPVGEPRGWGVFAHGFTLGKDSPAASRMCKQLAADGIGMLRFDNLGLGDSEGDWGDGSFSHKVADTVRAVEVLNDAGREVHLLVGHSFGGAAAIAAAHECDTVAAVASVGAPYQPAHVEQNYDALVHRIEAFGEAALLIGGKALTLKRHFLDDVRAADLHERIRTLRRALLVMHSPTDNTVGIANASEIFRAARHPRSFVSLEGADHLLTEKNQAARAARIISAWADPYL
- a CDS encoding NAD(P)-dependent oxidoreductase, coding for MTATDEPRLKVLVPDDLGIDLPPRSAGIDAAHYRPGEPWPPDYADAEVVVVGFDDAEATGVRFVDLPALRLVQTLNAGYEQWLPHLPDGVQLSNGRGAHGGSSAEWVVAALLSIYRELSLFGAHQSDGVWAPKDTETLIGKRVLVLGAGDLAVNLAARLTPFETDVILVGQRARDGVLAMADLDDVLPTADAVVAMLPDTESTRHVVDGDFLGKLRDGAIVVNAGRGGAVDTDALLAELNSGRLLAALDVTDPEPLPAGHPLWSAPGLLLTPHVAGSTAGAWARAWRVALDQIEVFAAGGRPPNLVVGPG
- a CDS encoding DUF4396 domain-containing protein; translation: MTMPSERHDHDQEHHDRDGGGVHDHHGMGGSTNTMALSATLHCLTGCAIGEIAGLVIGTALGLSNPVTIALSVVLAFFFGYSLSTLPLLKAGLALGTALSVVLAADTLSILTMEVVDNIVMAVIPGAMNAGLVNPIFWIGMMIALSAAFFAAYPVNRYLLQRGKGHALTHQFHQAAADEVSGARKFIPAFSAGALAAVITAFMLGGLLVAVADDLANPVSEVHQSK